Proteins from a genomic interval of Actinoalloteichus hymeniacidonis:
- a CDS encoding inositol monophosphatase family protein: protein MNPQVSHGELRDVAVEVALIAAELVRTLRGGANVYTGGVETKSTSTDVVTEADRAAERLLRTELARRRPDDAILGEEEGGVLPEPGRLCWVLDPIDGTVNYLYGYPWFGVSVAAQLDGVSVAGAIVEPMTGRVWSAARGEGASLDGMPLAVSGATRLELSLVATGFAYAADRRARQAKAVAALLPRVRDIRRAGAASLDLCAIAAGWVDGYVEHGLNRWDWAAGALIAEEAGAQVRLPADEDPGDGMSPDFMFASAPGIADSLRQAVHETGFREV, encoded by the coding sequence GTGAACCCGCAGGTAAGCCACGGTGAGCTGCGCGACGTAGCGGTCGAGGTGGCACTGATCGCGGCCGAGTTGGTGCGCACGCTGCGTGGTGGCGCGAACGTCTACACGGGGGGCGTGGAGACGAAGAGCACGAGCACCGACGTCGTGACCGAGGCGGACCGGGCCGCCGAACGCCTGCTGCGCACGGAGCTGGCCCGTCGTAGACCGGACGACGCGATCCTCGGCGAGGAGGAGGGCGGCGTCCTCCCGGAGCCGGGCAGGCTCTGCTGGGTCCTCGACCCCATCGACGGGACGGTCAACTACCTCTACGGCTATCCCTGGTTCGGGGTATCCGTCGCCGCCCAGTTGGACGGGGTGTCCGTGGCGGGTGCGATCGTCGAGCCGATGACCGGCCGGGTGTGGAGCGCCGCACGAGGAGAGGGCGCCAGCCTGGACGGGATGCCGCTCGCGGTCTCCGGCGCGACGCGGTTGGAGCTGTCGTTGGTCGCCACCGGGTTCGCCTACGCGGCGGATCGGCGGGCCAGACAGGCCAAGGCCGTCGCGGCGTTGCTGCCCAGGGTTCGCGACATCAGACGCGCGGGCGCGGCATCCTTGGATCTGTGCGCCATCGCGGCGGGTTGGGTGGACGGCTACGTCGAGCACGGGCTCAACCGGTGGGACTGGGCGGCGGGCGCCCTGATCGCCGAGGAGGCGGGCGCACAGGTCCGCTTGCCCGCCGACGAGGACCCCGGCGACGGGATGTCGCCCGACTTCATGTTCGCCTCGGCTCCGG